Genomic DNA from Jejubacter calystegiae:
GATCTGTTTACCATCCGTGAAACCCAGGGTCGGCTGGAGAACCTGAATATCGCCATGGTGGGCGATCTGAAATACGGGCGCACCGTGCACTCTCTGGCCCAGGCGCTGGCGAAATTCAACGGTAACCGTTTCTACTTTATTGCGCCGGATGCCCTGGCGATGCCGCAGTACATCCTCGATATGCTCGACGAGAAAGGCATTACCTGGAGCCTGCACGGCAGCATTGATGAAGTGATGGCTCAGACGGATATTCTGTATATGACCCGGGTACAGAAAGAGAGACTGGATCCGTCAGAATACGCCAGTGTGAAGGCGCAGTTTGTTCTACGCGCCGCCGATCTGGAAGGCGCTCGCGCCAATATGAAGGTACTGCACCCGCTGCCCAGAGTGGACGAAATCACCACCGATGTCGACCGCACGCCCCATGCCTGGTATTTCCAGCAGGCCGGGAACGGCATCTATGCGCGCCAGGCGCTGCTGGCGCTGGTACTGACTCAGGATTTGGCTTAAGTAAAGGGGAAGCAAAATGACACAGGATAATAAACTGCAGGTTGAGGCGATTAAGCGCGGCACGGTGATCGATCATATTCCGGCCCGGGTGGGCTTTCGCCTGC
This window encodes:
- the pyrB gene encoding aspartate carbamoyltransferase, whose product is MANPLYQKHIISINDLSREELELVLDTAASLKAHPQPELLKHKMIASCFFEASTRTRLSFETAIQRLGASVVGFSDSSNTSLGKKGETLADTISVISTYVDAIVMRHPQEGAARLATEFSGAVPVLNAGDGANQHPTQTLLDLFTIRETQGRLENLNIAMVGDLKYGRTVHSLAQALAKFNGNRFYFIAPDALAMPQYILDMLDEKGITWSLHGSIDEVMAQTDILYMTRVQKERLDPSEYASVKAQFVLRAADLEGARANMKVLHPLPRVDEITTDVDRTPHAWYFQQAGNGIYARQALLALVLTQDLA